Proteins found in one Triticum urartu cultivar G1812 chromosome 4, Tu2.1, whole genome shotgun sequence genomic segment:
- the LOC125550548 gene encoding CBS domain-containing protein CBSX3, mitochondrial-like, whose protein sequence is MQRAIQAIGSHGSVLKSAVLQHISVVKPAMLPAVFPRFMSVSSAQIEESGFESSTVADILKSKGKSADGSWLWCTTDDSVYDAVKSMTQHNVGALVVVKPGEDKSIAGIVTERDYLRKIIVQGRSSKSTKVGDIMTEENKLITVKPETRVLKAMQLMTEKRIRHIPVISGTEMMGMVSIGDVVRAVVSEHKEELNRLNAYIQGGY, encoded by the exons ATGCAGCGAGCAATTCAAGCTATCGGATCACATGGCAGTGTGCTCAAATCTGCTGTCCTGCAACACATCAGTGTTGTGAAGCCTGCTATGCTGCCCGCTGTGTTCCCACGCTTCATGTCAGTATCATCTGCTCAAATAGAGGAGAGTGGATTTGAGAGCAGCACTGTTGCAGACATTTTGAAGTCTAAAGGGAAGAGTGCCGATGGATCATGGCTCTGGTGCACCACTGATGATAGTGTCTATGATGCTGTCAAATCG ATGACACAGCACAATGTGGGAGCTTTGGTGGTTGTTAAACCTGGGGAAGATAAATCAATTGCGGGCATCGTCACAGAGAGAG ATTATCTCCGGAAAATTATAGTGCAGGGTCGATCCTCCAAGTCAACCAAAGTTGGAGATATCATGACCGAAGAG AACAAGCTGATCACGGTGAAACCTGAAACCAGAGTCCTGAAAGCAATGCAGCTGATGACAG AAAAGCGTATCAGGCACATCCCGGTGATCAGCGGCACGGAGATGATGGGGATGGTCTCCATCGGCGACGTGGTTCGCGCGGTGGTCAGCGAGCACAAGGAGGAGCTGAACCGGCTCAACGCCTACATCCAGGGTGGGTACTAG